Below is a window of Mycolicibacterium chitae DNA.
CTCGTAGCGGCCGGGCGACCGGTAGGTCCCCGCCGGGGTCTTGTGGGTGAGCCGCACGTGCGCGGTGGCGCGGAAGTTCGGGATGACATACGGGCCCGGCAGCATCGAGGCCGTCAGCGAGGCCACCGTCGCACCGTGGGTCCGCACGTAGGCGCCCTGGTCGAGGATGAAATCGGCGTCGAGCGCCTCGATCCAGCCGTCGGCCACCCGGACCAGCGCCCGCAGCCGATGATGCTGTCCCCGTGAGTGATTCGTGGCCACCAGGTGCTCCTGGCGGTCCTCGATCCACTTGATCGGCCGGCGCAGCCGCATCGCGGCCAGCGTCACCAGCACGTCCTCGGGGTAGAGCTCGCCGCGCGGGCCGAAGCCGCCACCCACGTGGGTCTCCCGCATCACCACCTGATGCGGCGGGAGTCCCGCCATGGCCGCCACGGCGTCGCGGTTCCAGAACGGCACCTTGGCCGCGCCGTCGATCACCAGGAGTTCCTCGGCCGCGTCGTAGCGGGCCACCAGGCCGCGGCATTCCATCGGCACCCCGGTGTGGCGGCCGATCCGGGCGTCCATCTCGAAGATCCGGTGGGTCCCGGCGGCCACCAAGTCGTCGGCGTCGGCGAACGCCGCGTCGACGTCGCCGTACTCCTCGACGAAACTCGTCGCCTCCGAATCCTGTTCCGGCAGTTCCTCGCCGGTGCCGGCGGCCCAGGTGGCCTGCTCGGCGTCGACCCAAACGACCGGGTCCAGGTCGGCGTCGACGCGCGCCTCGAGGGACTCGATGTCCATCTCGACGAGCTCGGCGGCGTCCTCGGCGACGTAGGCGGAGGTGGCGAACACCACCGCGACCGGCTCGCCGACGTAACGCACGAACCGCCGCGCCAGCACCGGCTGCCGGTAGGGCAACAGCTCGGGCCGCGGCGTCAGCCGAAAACCGATGGCCGGCAACGCCTCGATGTCGGCGTGCGTCCAGGCCGCCACCACCCCGTCGACCAACAGGGCCGCCGACACGTCGACGGATACCAGGCGACCGTGGGCGATCGGCGAGCGCACCACCCGCATGTGCAACTCACCCGCGTTCGCCGTGTCGGCGGCGAAGCGGCCCGCCCCGCGGAGCAGGACCGGGTCCTCCAGACGCCGGGCGCGCGCGCCGATCATGCCAAGGTCTCGGGGACCGCGTCGTCGCCGCGCATCACCCGCTGCGCGCACAGCGTCGACTTGAGGATGTTCTGATACCCGGTGCAGCGGCACAGGTTCGACGACAGCACCTCGCGCAGTTCGTCCTCCTCGGCGTCCGGGTGCTCCTCGAGGTAGCCGGCGATCAGCGTCAGGAATCCCGGCGTACAGAAGCCGCACTGCAGACCGTGGTTGTCCCAGAACGCCTGCTGCACGGGGTGCAGGACCGTGTCGTCGGGTGCCAGCCCCTCCACCGTCCGGATCGAGGCGCCCTGCGCCTGGACCGCGAACATCAGGCAGGCGCGGATGGGCTGACCGTCGAGCAACACCGTGCACGCGCCGCACACGCCGTGCTCGCAACCCAGATGCGTGCCGGTCAGCCCGCAGTCCTCGCGCAGCGCATCGGCCAGGGTGCGGCGCGGTTCGACGTCGATGTCGTAGCGATCACCGTTGACGTAGAGGCGTAGTGAACTCATCGTGTGCTCTCCTGCGGTTCGAGTACCGATCCGGTGGACGGGCCGTCGGAGTCGACGGGGTGGCGGGCCGCGCCGATGTCGGTGCCCGCGCGGATCGCCGCGCGGACCCGGTGCGGGGTGGCGGGCAGGTGGAAGACCCCCACGCCGAGGGGACGCAGCGCGTCGCTGATGGCGTTCGCGATGGCCGCGGGCGCACCGATGGTCCCGCCCTCGCCCACCCCCTTGGCGCCGGTCAACGTCGCGGGTGACAGCGTGGCGATGTGGGCGATCTCGATGTCGGGGACCTCGGCCACCGTGGGCGGCAGGAAGTCCATCAGCGAGGTCGTCACCAGCACACCGCTGTCGTCGTAGATCAGTTCCTCGTACAGCGCGTTGGCGATGCCCTGCACCACGCCGCCATGGATCTGACCGTCGACGACGGCCGGGTTGATCAGCCGGCCGGCGTCCTCGGCCACCAGGAAGCGGGTGATCTCGACCTGCCCGGTGAGCGGGTCGACCTCCACCTCGGCGACGTGGCAGGCGTTGGCGAAGGTGCCCGACGGGTCGTAGGTCGCGACGGCCTCCAACGCGGGTTCGCCCTTGTCGGGGATCAGGTGGCTGGAATGGTAAGTGTCCCTGGCCAGCACGGCCAGATCAACGGAGCCCGATCCGCCGCGTAGGCGGGCCGCGCCGTTCTCCAGCACCACGTCGTCGGCCAGGCCGCCCAGCCGGTCGGCCGCCAGCCCGCGCAGCCGTTCGGCGAGGTCCTTCGCGGCCATCACCGACGCACCACCGGCGATCACCATCGACCGGCTCGCGTAGCTGCCCCAGCCGTACGGCGTGGCGTCGGTATCGCTGGCGATCACCCGGACCTGGTCGGGGCGCATCCCGAGCTCATCGCAGACCACCTGGGCCAGCGTGGTTTTCAGCCCCTGCCCGTGCGGTGCGGCGCCGATGCGCAGCGTCAGCCCGCCGGAGGGATCCATGGTCAGGATGACCCGTTCGAAGCCTGGGGTGATGACCGGCGCCGCCTGGGTGGGGTGCAACTCGAAGGGCTGGGAGCGGGCCGCGAACGCGGGCGTGCCGTAGCCGGTGCGCTCGGCGAAGCAGGAGAAGCCGATGCCCAGGTAGCGGCCCTCGGCCAGGGCGGCGGCCTGCCGCCGCGCGAAGTCGTCGAGGTCGGCCAATCGTGCCGCGACCGCCAGGGTTTCGCGGTGCGAGGCCACGTCCAGCACCAGGCCGGTGGGCGCGCGGTGCGGGAACTCCGCGATGAGGTTGACGTCGCGGATCGCGACCTTGTCGATGCCGAGTTCGGCTGCGGCGCAGTCCATCAGCCGCTCCATGGCGAGCACCTGCATGGGCCGCGACACCCCGCGGTACGGCGCTATGGGGCACTTGTTGGTGGCCACCGCGCGCGAGCGGACGTCGTACTCGGCAACCTTGTAGGGCCCGGGCAACTCGGCCAGGGCCATCAGCGGTTCGACCGCCCAGGTCACCGGGTAGCACGAATAGGCACCCACGTCGCAGATCAGATCGCCCCGCAGCGCCAGCAACTCGCCCTCGGCGTTGAACGCGCCGGCGATGTCGTACACCTGTTCGCGGCTGTGCCAGGCCGCCAGGAAGTTCTCCTCGCGGGTCTCGATCCAGGCCAGGTCGCGGCGCAGTCGT
It encodes the following:
- a CDS encoding (2Fe-2S)-binding protein is translated as MSSLRLYVNGDRYDIDVEPRRTLADALREDCGLTGTHLGCEHGVCGACTVLLDGQPIRACLMFAVQAQGASIRTVEGLAPDDTVLHPVQQAFWDNHGLQCGFCTPGFLTLIAGYLEEHPDAEEDELREVLSSNLCRCTGYQNILKSTLCAQRVMRGDDAVPETLA
- a CDS encoding xanthine dehydrogenase family protein molybdopterin-binding subunit; amino-acid sequence: MMAGAPTEPTTWTGRALPRLEDPAIVRGWGNYVADIASRNTACAHVRFIRSTVASGRIVSVSAPPGVTMFSAADLAGVQPIRAALHRTDFVTVGTPILATDVVRFVGEPIAFVVAETEAAAEDAAELVEVDIEPLPAVLSAIDALAEGAPLIHDSVPADHQNAPNTMVDGRVSTPGAEAAFAGAHAVVSIRVSSGRQSAMPLEARAAHAGYDRNSGRSTLHATLQMPHVTRTGIADCLGIAEDDLRVVSPDVGGGFGAKMTLAREDVALVWASRRLRRDLAWIETREENFLAAWHSREQVYDIAGAFNAEGELLALRGDLICDVGAYSCYPVTWAVEPLMALAELPGPYKVAEYDVRSRAVATNKCPIAPYRGVSRPMQVLAMERLMDCAAAELGIDKVAIRDVNLIAEFPHRAPTGLVLDVASHRETLAVAARLADLDDFARRQAAALAEGRYLGIGFSCFAERTGYGTPAFAARSQPFELHPTQAAPVITPGFERVILTMDPSGGLTLRIGAAPHGQGLKTTLAQVVCDELGMRPDQVRVIASDTDATPYGWGSYASRSMVIAGGASVMAAKDLAERLRGLAADRLGGLADDVVLENGAARLRGGSGSVDLAVLARDTYHSSHLIPDKGEPALEAVATYDPSGTFANACHVAEVEVDPLTGQVEITRFLVAEDAGRLINPAVVDGQIHGGVVQGIANALYEELIYDDSGVLVTTSLMDFLPPTVAEVPDIEIAHIATLSPATLTGAKGVGEGGTIGAPAAIANAISDALRPLGVGVFHLPATPHRVRAAIRAGTDIGAARHPVDSDGPSTGSVLEPQESTR